The Mailhella massiliensis DNA segment GTTCTTTCAGCGTCTCAATGATATTGGCGCGGGTGGCTTCGGTTCCGAGGCCCTTGCTTTCCTTGAGCGTGGCTTTCGCCTGACCGTCCTTGACCAGAAGATGGACGTGGGCCATGGCGTCAATCAGGCTCCCCTCGCTGAATCGTGAGGGAGGAGAAGTCTTTTTCCGCACGCTTTCCGCGTTACGGCAGCGCACGGCGTCGCCCTGTTCCATGAGCGGCAGAAGTTCCTGCTCCTGTTCATCGGAATCATCGTCATCCCTGGAAAGCGCCGTCCATCCGGCTTCCAGCAATCGCCGCCCTGAGGCTTCCCAGCGGGTATCTCCGAGAGCAACTGCGACTTTCTGGGCTTCATAGCGCATGGGCGGATGAAATTGCAGACAGTAGGCCGTGGCGATCAGCAGAAAAAGGGCGCGTTCTTCCCCGGCAAGGCTTTCCGCAGGTTCCCCGGTAGGAATGATGGCGTGGTGGGCGGTAATCTTTTTCGTGTTCCAGACCGTGCTTTTCAGGCTGGAATCCGCCTTGCCCGCAAGCTGCTCCAGGCCGGAGACTCCGGCAAGGCTGCTTAGGTTCAGGACTCATTAAATATAAAAGATGACAATGGCAGCAAGACAAATGGCCGAAAAGAACGTGTGGGCACAACGGTCATAACGCATGGCTATTCTGCGCCAATCCTTGAGTCGGCCGAACATGATTTCTATCTTGTGCCGCTGCTTGTAAACCTCCTTGTCATAGACCACCGGAGTTTTCCGGCTGTGTCTGCCGGGAATGCACGGCGTGATTCCTTTACGGGACAAGGCATGACGAAACCAGTCGGCATCATAGCCTCTATCCGCCAGAAGCTCCCTGGCCTGCGGCAGAGTATCAAGCAGGGCAGCAGCGCCTTTGTAGTCGCTCACCTGACCGCCGGACAGATGGAAGGCCAACGGTTGACCGAAGGCATTACAGACAGCGTGGAGTTTTGAATTCAGGCCGCCTTTTGTGCGTCCGATACATCGGGAAAGGCCCCTTTTTTCAGCAAACTTGCTGCTGTCCTGTGTGCCTTGAGATGTGTGGCATCAATCATCAAGCGTGTTGTGGAGCCGTTTTGCTCAACAAGCTCCGCAAAAATCCTGTTAAAGACACCCAATCGGCTCCAGCGGATAAAACGATTGTAGAGAGTTTTGTATGGTCCATACTCGCGCGGAGCATCTTTCCATTGCAGGCCGTGCTTGATGACATAGATAATGCCGCTGACGACACGCCTGTCATCGACTCTCGGAATGCCATGGGAACGAGGAAAGTAGCGTTTGATACGAGCAATCTGTTCATGAGAAAGATAAAAAAGTTCCTTCATGGCATCCTCCCTATGCCGACAATAAGAACTTTTTACCCTTTTGGCAATTAATGAGTCCTGAGCCTAGNCGGGTGGCTTCGGTTCCGAGGCCCTTGCTTTCCTTGAGCGTGGCTTTCGCCTGACCGTCCTTGACCAGAAGATGGACGTGGGCCATGGCGTCAATCAGGCTCCCCTCGCTGAATCGTGAGGGAGGAGAAGTCTTTTTCCGCACGCTTTCCGCGTTACGGCAGCGCACGGCGTCGCCCTGTTCCATGAGCGGCAGAAGTTCCTGCTCCTGTTCATCGGAATCATCGTCATCCCTGGAAAGCGCCGTCCATCCGGCCTCCAGCAGTCGCCGCCCTGAGGCTTCCCATCGGGTATCTCCGAGAGCAACGGCGATTTTCTGGGCTTCATAGCGCATGGGCGGATGAAATTGCAGACAGTAGGCCGTGGCGATCAGCAGAAAAAGGGCGCGTTCTTCCCCGGCAAGGCTTTCCGCAGGTTCCCCGGTGGGAATGATGGCGTGGTGGGCGGTAATCTTTTTCGTGTTCCAGACCGTGCTTTTCAGGCGGGAATCCGCCTTGCCCGCAAGCTGCTCCAGGCCGGAGACTCCGGCAAGGCGGCTTAGAATGGATGCGGCTTCGCCATGCTGCTCTTCCGGCAGATAGCGGCAGTCTGTCCTGGGGTAGGTGGTGAGTTTCTTTTCATAAAGGCTCTGGGCGACATCCAGGACGCGCTTGGCCGACATGCCGAGTCTGGCGGAAGCGGATTTTTGCAGGGAAGAGAGGCAATGAGGCAAGGGGGCGGGTCTGGTTTTCTTTTCCCGCAGCGCTTCCAGAACCGTTCCTTCCTTGCCGTTGACCGATTCCAGAACAGCGGCAACCTGAGCAAGGTCCACAAGACGCCCGGAGCTGTCCAGTCCGTCCTGCGAGTCGGAAGGCACGAAGGTGACGGAACATTCTCCGTGGGGGTGGATGATGCTTGCCCGCAGCACAAAATAATCCGAGGGCTTGAAATGGGCGATCTCCCTGTCGCGGGCCACAACCAGCGCCAGCGTGGGCGTCTGGACTCTGCCGAGGGAAAGCACTTCCGTGCGTCCGTTTTCTCTGCCTGTGATGGTCAGGGCGCGGGTGGCGTTTATGCCGACCAGCCAGTCGGCCATCATTCTGGCGCGGGCGGCGTCCCGCAAAGGAGCATTGGCGGCGTTGTCCGTGATGTTGCCGAGGGCGATGCTGACGGAGCGGTCATCCAGGGAAGGCAACCAGATACGGAAGACAGGTCCGCGATAGCGGAAATGTTCCAGCACTTCATCAACAAGAAGCTGGCCTTCCCGGTCAGGGTCGCCCGCATGGACGACGGAGGCGGCGTCGCGCAGCAGTTTGCCGATGGTGTCGAGCTGTGCTTTCGACGTGCGCTTGACCACATATTTCCATGAGGAAGGGATGATGGGCAGATGTTCGCGCCGCCATTGGGCATATTCAGGGCAGTAGGCTTCAGGATAGGCGGGTTCAAGAAGGTGGCCGAAGCACCAGGTGACGATGTTGTCTCCGCACCGGATACAGCCCTGTTCCGTGCGTCCCCCGCCAAGTCCTCTGGCAATGGCTTTTCCAAGATTCGGTTTTTCAGCGATGAAAAGTCTCATGCGTTATATCCTCATGCGCTGCGCCGAGGCAGCCTGCTGTTCCAGTAAGGGTGCGTTATGTTCCAGAGCGCCCGGAGCCGGGCGGAGTTTGTCGTCCATTTCCATGTGGAGAACGTGGGCCATCTTGTCGAAAAGCACGGCAAGCTCCATCACGGAGTCAGGGTCCTGCTTGAGGGCCAGATTGAGGAAGTCCGGGTTCTGAAGGATGAGGCGTGTTTTTGTGACCGGGTTGTCCGTGTTCTTGAAGGCAACGGCTGCCTCGGTGAAAGACAGCGGTTCGGAGAAGGCGCTGTTTCGGGAAAGGCGCTCGAAGACCTGCGAGCCGGAAGTTTCTTCGGCATGGAAGGAAACGCCGCAGGCCGCGTCGCGCTGCTTCTGAAGTTCCACCAGTTCCGGCCATGCTTCCCGTCTGGGAAACCACCTTGCCGCAGGCTGTTCATCGGATTCAAACTGATGCAGCACCGTCAGTATCTTTGCCGCTTCCGAAGCCGCCTGAAACACGGCTTTGACATCGCCGCCGGAAAATTTCTGATTCCAGTTGGCGATATAGGCGGCGGAATTCGTTTCCGGCATGGGCAGCGCAAGATGCGCGCCGGCCAGCATGGAAAACATTTCCGCGCGCATTTCTTCAAAGGCGTAGCTCTTTATGGTCTGCGTATTTTTCAGCTGACGGTTTTCCCGCGTTTCGTGCCCGGTGGCATGGAAGAACTCGTGCAGTTTGGCGGCGTAATATTCATCCGTACCGCTGAACCGTTCGGGATACGGCAGGGCTACCTCGTTTTTTTCCATGTTGAAGCAGGGATCGCCGCCGTAGTGCCTGACGTGAACGCCGGAGCTGGCGATGAAGCGTTCCACCATCTCATGCCGTTCAATCTGCGTCATGGCATGGGCGGGACGTTCCTTGGCGGGGAATCCTTCAATCTGGGCGGCATTGAAGACCGTGAAAGGATAGAAAAGCGTTTTACGCTGAACGTCGGGAACGTCCTGCCCCCGGTCCTTCATTTCTTCGATGCGCCGGAGTTCTTCCCTGGTCAGGAATTTCCAGGCTCCGTTTTCTTCCACAATGTAGGCGACTTCCTCCGGTCGCAGCACCTTGACGCCTCGTTCGCCCTTGCGGATGTTCATTTGCAGTTCGGGGTGGGCGTTCTGAAAGCTCTGAAGCTGGTTGAAGGTCATCCACCGGTCATCGGCGTATCCCCTGACAATGGTTGTCAGCAGCAGCCGAACCAGGTTCGCCCCGCTGTACTCTCTGCCGGTCACGGGACAGAACGGCATTCCCACAGGCGTGTCGGAGGTCCAGCCCCGTTGCCAGTCCCCGGCTTTTTCCGCCAGGGAAAGCATGGTTTCAGCGATGCCGTTGACGAACTCTTCCTGGACTTCGCGGCTTATCTGAAAGCGGTTTTTTCTTTCGCGCGGCTGCTCACTCATGCGTTTTCCTCCCTTAGTTCCACGATGACGGAATCCTGCTCGTCGTGCGGATTGAGAAAGCCCGCCAGAACGGCGTCCTCCCTGCTCATCAGGAAGGCCCCGGCGTCGAGCTGTCGTTCAATATGCCGGGGCGTAAGGGATACGCGCTCCTTTTCCCGGCAACGGACAGGGGAATCAAAGAGGCCGAAACTGTTGCGCGGAACGTCTTTCATGTCGAACTCCTTTCGGGTTGTTGAATTACCAGCGGCATCGTTTGCGCCAGAGGGTTTCGGTGTATCTGGTCTCCCGGCGTCTGCCCATGAACGCCGTGCGTATCGCTCTGAGACAGGCAAGAGGCGACATGCCGGAGCGTTGAACAAAGAACAGGGCCACAATGCCCAGGCAGGCAATGGCTGCCGTCCACCAGGACCAGTGGAACAGCCACAGCGCCAGGGGAAAGATGGCACGGGCATCCAGAATGAAAATTTTCGGCGTGAGACCGGTATCCCGCCAGAGAACTTCACCGTTCATGAGGTTTCCTCCAGAGCGAGAGCGTGGGACGGACTGTTTTGCCTTGCCTTGCGCTCCGCCAGAATGGCCTGATAGATGTCCCTGCCTATGTGGCCTCCGGCATAGGCGCGTTCGGCGGCATCCTGTATGCGCTGGCCGGAGGAGAAAAGCAGTTCTTCGGCCTGCGGAATCAGACGTTCCAGGGGCGTGTTCAGCAGGGTTTCCCGGATTTCGGGTGTGAAGGCCAGATATTCGCGCAGCGCCGTGCGTCCGCTGTTGTCCGGCAACGGAACGAGACGCTGGGAAATGATGAGCCTGAGACTGGAAATGAGCGTCGCCGTGATTTGCAGCCTTTCCGCAATGGGAAAGACGTTGATGATGCGGGAAAGAGTTTCCGGCACGGAGCGCGTATGCACCGTGGAATAGGCGGCAACGCCTATTTCCGCGCTTTCGATCATGCCCCGGAGCGTATCGGGATCACGGCTTTCCCCGATGAGCACCACGTCCGGCGCCGTGCGCGTTGAGTTGCGCGTGGCCGTAAGAAACGACCTCAGATGTTCGGGAATGGTGCTTTGCGATACCGGGCCTCCGGGGTTCGGTATGGCGTCAAAGTCGAATTCTATGGGGGATTCATAGGTGCTGACGTTGCGCCCGCCCTTTTCAATGATGCGTCGAAGAATGGCGGCGAGCAGCGTACTTTTTCCGCTTCCCATGACGCCAGTGACCAGAACCAGACCGTTTGACGGCATGGCATGGTCCAGAATTTTCTGTTCCACATGCAGGTCTTCCAGGGCCGGGGGCATGGAAGGAATGGCACGGAACACGATTTTGACGCCGGTGGAATAGCCGTCGGCCACCGGGGTGGCATTGCCGCGATAGCGGCGGCGCACACCTCGGCTTTCCTCGATTTCATGGGCAAAGTCATAGTCCGACTGGCCGGACTTGATGAGCGCGGCCACGGAATTGTTCCGGGTCAGGCGTTCCAGTGCGGACAGAAGTTCATCGGTCGTAATGGCCCGCTGCGTGACCATCCGCCATGTTCCGTTGAGGCGCATCCATGCCGGAAGCGCGGAACGCAGGCACAGGTCGGACATGCCGCAACGGGTTCCCCAGAGCAGCAGGTCGTTGATGCCCGCATAGTCCCAGCGGATACGCGGTTCACGAGGATACCAGCCGGGATTCGTCATGGTCATTTTCTCCCCTTTTTTACGGAAGGAGACGGGGCGACCGTGAAGGATGACGGCGCGGTAATCCGATAAACGCGCTGGCCGATGTTCAGCTTGTTTCCGTTGTCCGTGGTGTGCATTCCCAGGTCGGAAGAGGCGGTGCTGATGCGGCTCAGAAGATGCTGGGCCGTGAGCAGATGATACAGCATGGCTCCGCGATAGCTCCGCACCATCCGCGCCACGTTGTCTGCGTAAAGCTGATCCGCCTCTTTCAGCCCCTGCGTCCAGGCATCGCGCACGGCGCGTCGCCAGATGGCCCGCTCTTCGCTGCTTTGGGGCAGAACGGCGGGGTTAGGCTTTTCCGGTTCGGGAAAATCGTCCATCATCAGAAAGGTTCGCCAGTGAGGAACAACCGCGATGTACTGTGCCGGTTCAAGCATTTCATAAGTCGCTTTTGCTGCTGTCGCGGTTCCCGGCTCTTCAATCCGCATGGAGGCTCCGGCCCGTGCCAGAAGCGGCGGCATGATGAGGGCTTCCCCCTGCGTCAGAACAAGCGGCGTGAAGTTGAAGGCGGCATCCATGATGGTACTGAACTCTTCGGTTCTGGCGGCAAGCTGTCGGTAGCGCCAGGTTATGGCCGTCTGAAACGTAACAAGCCGGGCCGCCTCCTTGATGGCTCTGGGGCGCATGAGCTTGACGGCGGTATGCTCCTTTTCACTGCCGCCTTTCATTTCCAGAAGTTCCGCCAGCTCGTCGGGATCGCCTTTGCGCGGCCCCGAAGCAGGGTCGGCGGGAACATGCACGGCCAGGTATTGCCCGTTGCCGTCTTCAGCATAGGAGGCGTCGTAGGGGGTGAAGGCCTGGTCGTCGTTTGTTTTGTCCGCTGCTTTCGGCGCATTGACCGTGCCGGGGGGAACGGGCACGGGAGTCGTGGGGGCATTTTGCGGGCTCATTCCCGCGCACCCGGTCAGAGAGACGGCTGCGATGAAGGCCAGCAGAAGAGAAGCCGCCTTCCGGGGACCGAAAAGACGAAACCGAAGCGCAGGGATGAGACGGGCGAACATCGTCATGAATGAAGCTCCTTACCGGTGGTTCTTGCCAGCGTGAGAACGCGGTTGATGGGGTCGAAACGCACGGCGGCCTGGGGCTGTATCTGCCATGCGATGTCTTCCAGAAGTTCATGGGCGGGACGGTTCAGCCCATGCACCACCACGGTCATGACCTGTGCGGAGGGAGTTCCCGCTTCCCTGTAGCGAAAGCCGAGTTGCAGGCAGATTTCCTTGAGCGCTCCTTCTACGGGTCCCGTCCAGGTAATGGAGACAGGCAGATTCAGCGAAGGGGCGGAAGGCAGCAGCAGAGGCTGCAACCCCTGTCCGCGTAGTCTGGCGATCATGGCGAGTTCCCCATGAGCCTGTTCTGCCGCGTGTCCCAGGGTGGTTGATACGAAATCGGCGGGCGGAGGAGCGGAAGACTGCTCCCTTCCCACGCAGGCGGCGAGAAAAAGACAGCATAAACACAGCACAAGGTTGCGGAACATGATGGACCTCCTTTATGGATGAAAAGACATACCCCGCCCGAATTACGGGCGATGGGAAACGACGCCGACTCCTTGCAGCAGCCAGCGACCGAACGGCAGAAAACGGCGGTTACGCAAAAGGGAAATGCGCCAGAGCGTCGTGAGGATTCCAAAAAGACATGGCAGAGAGATGAGACAGAGGGCGATGACGGACAGCACGGTTCGCTGCCATATCGCCGCCAGAGCGCAGAGGACGACGGGAGCGATAAAAAGCGGAACGCGCAGACGCAGCACCCTGATGACGCCGGGAATATCCGCGTCGTCGGCGATGCCCCAGGCGGCAAGCAGCAGAGAAAAGTCCTGAGCAACCGCGTGTTGTTCCTGGGAAGAGCGATGACTGCGGAAAAAAGCGACACGGGCACAAAGTCTGTTCCGAAGAAGGGAACATTGCCGCATGGACTCGCAAAGAGCGGTAACAAAAGCCGTGGTCGAGAGATACTTTTTCATAGGCGTCAGCTTCTGAAGTTATCCTGTGATATTCGTGAAGTCTGGGAAACTCCTGACGGTGATTGCGTCGGCATCGCGTGCCCGGAGCCGGGGCTGTTCCATTGCCTCGAAATGTCGCCGCGAAGTTCCCTTGCGCCCTGCGCCCCGGAGCTGACGGTATTGGTGGAGGCGATAAAGATGCTTTTGACTCCGGCCTGGTCTTCCTTTTCTCCCAGCCCGTGGATTTGCTGACCTATCCAGCTGGTCACATGCTCCGGCAGGTAATGGATGAGAGAGAAGAACTTGTTGGCCGCCATGATGACGACGATGCCGAGGATGACCAGCATGGAGAACGTGCCGGTAATGCCGAGAATTTTGGTTTGTGCGGTTCCGGCGACGAACATCTCAAAGCTGGCTCCGAGAAGTCTGCCGAGGACGTTCATGAGAATGACGGCGGCAAAGAATCCCGCCACCATCAGAGGAGGACGGATGATGATGGCAAGGAGAAGAAAATAGCCTCTTTTGCCGTGCTGACCGGCAGCGCCGTCTCCGTCGGGCAGCGCATGGGCGCACAGCCAGAGCGGGGCCGCGACCAGGGCTTCCACAATGAGGATGATCCAGCCCACCATGGCCGAAATCCAGCGGATGAAGGGAATGGCGGGCAGGTAGTAGGCCAGCGCCAGCCCGTACAGCAGAAGGGGAAGAAAAACGGCGAACAGGGCAAAGGAGATATACTTGTCCAGATTCGGAATGGCCTTGCCTATGAGAGGCAGCTCCTTGCCCATGGAGTGCGCCACATCCACGACGCCGAGCGCCGAGGCCAGCCCCCATGCCGTACCGATGAAGTAGTCCCCCACATTGGAAATCGCCATGATGGGGTCCTGGCTGGAGAGCTTTTCAACGGCAATGGGCAGAATGTTTGCGGCGACCAGTTGATTCAACGTGGCCCGCAGCCAGTTGGTCAGCTCGTCAAAGGCCCGGCCTTCATCCGTCACGGACGGCGTGGCCGTGATGTCCGTGATTCCCCTTCGGCTGGAATAGGCGGTCTTGATATAGTTTGCCACACGTTCCTTCGCGGCTTCATAGTCCTGTAAGCCGTGCGTCCAGGCATACAGTTCGGAGACGGTATATTGGTGCGGGCTGTAGGTGATGCCGGAGTACATGGCCTCGCGGACTTCCTGATTGATCCATGCTATGGACCAGTAGGAAGAACCGGCGATGAGCCAGCCGTACTGGGCGGAGTTTTCCTGGAAGTCTGCGAGCTTGCTTTGAAGCTGTCCCTGTCCGGCATAGCTTTGCAGTTCGGAAAGAATGGCCGCATTGACCTGATTGGCGGCACTGTGCAGCGCACGGGGGTCAATGGAGGAAGACGGCGTTTCCGGGTCGGCAAGCTGCTGCGCCACAGAAGAAAGAGCGGAGATGGCCGTTCCTACGGCATTGACCTTACCCCTGCACAGGGCATCGCTTTCATCCACACAGGAAACCTGAATGGAACCCGCATTGCCGTTGAAAAGGAACTGGTATTCTCCCCCGGAGCGGAACCAGTTGCTTTTGTAATTCCATTCTCCGCCCGGCGAGATGTTCATGCCTCGACGCTCGTTCAGGTAATACTGGAGCGTCAAAGATTCCAGAGCGCCGTTGGTAATGGCCGCATAGTGCGTGACGTTCTGGTCCGGTGCCTGTACGGTGATCTGACCGGCGTGTTCCACAAAGTAGTCGGTCCCCAGTTCCCAGACGAAATTGCCGAGGTTGATGGAAAAACCGATGCAGGCCAGAATGGCCACCTGGAAGAGACTCAGCCCCTTGAAGATCGGAGCCAGAGCGCCCATGGCCCCCACAAAACGCAGGGGCATCCACAGGGAGCTGAAACGCTTGCCGAAGGGTACGCCTTCATGCGCCGTTCCGGCCACGGCCAGAGCCATGACCCACAGGAACAGCGCGGAAATGACGGCCAGCGCCACCAGATTGAAGGCGCTGAAAATCTGGAGCATCAGCTCCGAAGCCTGCGAGCCTCCAAGACCGGCTCCCCAGGTATCCCATCCCTGTCCGAGGAAGGTGTCGAGAATCTGCTTGCTGGCATCCGTGGGCAGAAGAATTTCCGAGGTGGCAGGGAGTTCAGAGGCCATGGCATCTCCCCTTTTCTTCATTGAGGATGTTGTTGACTTTGTGTCCAATTGAGCTACACTTTCTAAAAACAGGAGGACAATCATGCCTGCCAACGATTATGTTCGCGCCCGCATTGACCCTGCCATCAAGCATGAGGCCGCCGCCGTACTGGCAACCATGGGGCTGACGGTATCCGATCTCTGCCGCATGGCGCTGGCCAGAGTGGCTCATGAAAAGCGTCTGCCTTTCAGCGACGATATTCCCAATGCACTGACCCGTGAAACTATAGAGAAGGCGGAACGGGGAGAGGAAATATTTCACGCCAAGGATGCGGAAGATCTTTTCAGACAGTTGGGGATATAAGTGCGTAACTCCACTTTTACCGCTCAGTTTCGCCGTGATCTGAGAAAGGTGGAACATCGCGGCTACGATATGCAAAAGCTGAAAACGATAATCATGCTTTTGCTTAATGAGGAACCACTGCCTAAGCATTGTCGTGACCATGCCCTCAAAGGAGAGTGGAAACCATACCGGGAGTTGCATATAGAACCGGATTGGCTTCTTGTGTATAAAGTAAGCGAGAATGAGTGCGTTTTTTATCGTACCGGCACCCATGCCGATCTTTTTTCGCTGTAACAGGCGCATGGCGGTCTCCTATTGCTGTGCGCCGACCATGCGGGCATAAAGGTCGTCCATGTCCCTGCCGGTGGTTCCTTCCATGCGGGAAAGGAAGTCCAGCGCCGCAATGACGGTCAGGCGGTCCATAAGCTCCATGTTTTTTCGGGCAAGCTCCATCTGAAAAGCCTGCATGACCGCCATTTCCCGCAACAGTCCGGCATCCGTGGCCGTGGCTATCTGGGCAAACCAGTTGGGGTTGCCCACGCGCATCTGTGAGAGCAGTTTGTAAAGCCCGGCTTCCGAAAGTTTTCCGTCCACAATGCCGGGAGGAGTGCCGCTTCCTCCCGCTTCCGACCACTGATTCTGTGCCCATTCGGTCACGTCTTCCGGCAATGTGGGAGCGTGCAGCACGACATGGTGGTTGAGCGCTTCGGTAACGGCGGCCAGACGTTCTTCATGAACCTTCCTTGCCGCTGCGTAGGTCTGCCCCGCCGGAGTTTCTTTCTGTGCGTCCGTGACCATGGGAAGCGGACGGGGATTGGCCAGTGTCTTGATGGATTCATGCGCCTGCGCCACCTGGTCTTCCGTAAGCGTGCTTTGGAGCGGAAAGAGCGCATCCAGACTTTCGGGTTCGGAAGGCTGGTCGTCGGCCAGAATACGGTGCAGAAATTCCACCGGCTTTGCGCCGGGTGTGTTGGCATAGGCGAACTGTTTTTCCCTCATGGTCGCATGAATTTCCTGCCCTGCCTGTGCGCCGAGCTGTATTCCCGCGCCCAGCGAGGTTGCGCCGCAAAGCCCTGAAGGCTGGGCCGCAGTGCCGTACAGATCTTCGGTTTTCATGGCTTCGCCTGCGACGGCCTGCCCCTTGATGGCGGCGACATTGCTTTCCTTGAGCGCGACCAGCGCCCGGACGACCGTTGCCGTTTCGCTTTTGATGGTACCGATGATATTCTGTGCGGCCAGCAGAATTTCCGAACGGATGGCCTGGGCTTCCGCAGCGGTATAGGCGTTGACGGCCTGAATCGTTTCAGATTTGGCCGCTGAAATCATGGCGTTGATGGAACCGCAGCCGCAGCCAGCGGCCCAGACCTGGACCGGAAACAGAACAAGCGCCAGGGTAAAAAAGAGCTTTTTCATTGTTCCTCCGCCAGTTCATTGGCAATTTCCAAAATGACGTTGACGACTTCATCGTCGGAATCGCTCCTGTCCTCCACCTGCCGTCTGCGTCGTTCCACTTCGGCCTTGGCCGAACCTCCGGGAAAACGTCGAGCCAGTCTGCGCAAGGCCTCGGATGGTCCCAGCCTTTGATAAAGGTGATTGCGGATAGTCACGTCTTCCGTGGTGGTGCTGAAGGCCCAGAGAGACTGGCCGCCTATGGTCAGGCTGAGGACAAGCTGCGACATGCCCGAACCTGTGCGGAACAGGGCTACGAGATTGGAGCCTGACTTGCCGGGCTTTCCCAGACGGGAAAGGGCATGACGGCAGGCCCCGTTCAGACCGAAGCGGAGACTTAGATTCTCAATGCTCTTTTCCGTGCCGGACCCCAGAATGACGACCGTGGTGGCCAGTTCGTCTGTGATGATTTTGGGAATATCGTCGATGGATTGCGTATAGAGACCGATGGAAAGGTTCCATTTGCGGCTTTCACGGGCCATGGTGGTCATATCCGCCTGCAACTGGCCGGAAACCGAGGTGTTTTTGGTGACGCGATGCGCTTCGTCGTAGCAAAGCCTTTTAGGGTCCTCCCGAATCGCCTCGATTCGCCCGGCATGATAGTCCCGGTAGGCTTCGGGCATGAGCTGCACATCCGCAGGCATCAGGAAGAAGCGTGAACCGAGGACGTGCCGGGCCAGCATATACATGACGGCGGACTGACGATCCGCCGTGGAACCGCCGCGCGGAGCCACTTCATCAAGGTCAAGGCTGACGATCTGAGCGTCGCCGAGGTCGAATTGCGTGGGTTCCTTCAGGATGACATAGGCGTCGATGGCATCCAGAAGGGAACGCCAGACATTGAGGATGAGATTTTCGTCATAGGTGTTCTGGATGCCTTTGTTCTGCCTGATTTGCGAGCCGACATCCGCCAGCAGAGGCACGGCGTAGCGCTGGGCCTGCAACGCCTCATGGACATAGCCCCGTTCAAAAAGGGCATCGACCACTTCCCACCAGGACGTGGAAGCGTCCCGACGTATGCCTTCTTCCGTGATGAGGGCGTGCAGCTTCGGAAGCACGTTCGGCTGGTAAAGCCGGGGGTGATGGTTGTCGGAGAGTTCCTCATAGGCGAGATCAACCGCTCTGCCTATGAGTCCGGGAACACCGTCGGCCGGAGCCGTGACATCCAGAGGGGTGGCCAGCAAAGACAGCAGATTGACCAGAAATGCCTTGTGAGACGGCAGAGGTTTTCTGTTGCCGAGCGGCGTATCAAAGGGATTAATGGCATAGTCCGGCGTCATTCTGAGCCTGTGAT contains these protein-coding regions:
- a CDS encoding DotD/TraH family lipoprotein (Members of this family include DotD of type IVB secretion systems and TraH of plasmid conjugative plasmid systems, both lipoproteins.); this translates as MFRNLVLCLCCLFLAACVGREQSSAPPPADFVSTTLGHAAEQAHGELAMIARLRGQGLQPLLLPSAPSLNLPVSITWTGPVEGALKEICLQLGFRYREAGTPSAQVMTVVVHGLNRPAHELLEDIAWQIQPQAAVRFDPINRVLTLARTTGKELHS
- a CDS encoding type IV secretory system conjugative DNA transfer family protein, which codes for MTMFARLIPALRFRLFGPRKAASLLLAFIAAVSLTGCAGMSPQNAPTTPVPVPPGTVNAPKAADKTNDDQAFTPYDASYAEDGNGQYLAVHVPADPASGPRKGDPDELAELLEMKGGSEKEHTAVKLMRPRAIKEAARLVTFQTAITWRYRQLAARTEEFSTIMDAAFNFTPLVLTQGEALIMPPLLARAGASMRIEEPGTATAAKATYEMLEPAQYIAVVPHWRTFLMMDDFPEPEKPNPAVLPQSSEERAIWRRAVRDAWTQGLKEADQLYADNVARMVRSYRGAMLYHLLTAQHLLSRISTASSDLGMHTTDNGNKLNIGQRVYRITAPSSFTVAPSPSVKKGRK
- a CDS encoding type II toxin-antitoxin system RelB/DinJ family antitoxin yields the protein MPANDYVRARIDPAIKHEAAAVLATMGLTVSDLCRMALARVAHEKRLPFSDDIPNALTRETIEKAERGEEIFHAKDAEDLFRQLGI
- a CDS encoding type II toxin-antitoxin system mRNA interferase toxin, RelE/StbE family, with amino-acid sequence MRNSTFTAQFRRDLRKVEHRGYDMQKLKTIIMLLLNEEPLPKHCRDHALKGEWKPYRELHIEPDWLLVYKVSENECVFYRTGTHADLFSL
- a CDS encoding DotA/TraY family protein, which translates into the protein MASELPATSEILLPTDASKQILDTFLGQGWDTWGAGLGGSQASELMLQIFSAFNLVALAVISALFLWVMALAVAGTAHEGVPFGKRFSSLWMPLRFVGAMGALAPIFKGLSLFQVAILACIGFSINLGNFVWELGTDYFVEHAGQITVQAPDQNVTHYAAITNGALESLTLQYYLNERRGMNISPGGEWNYKSNWFRSGGEYQFLFNGNAGSIQVSCVDESDALCRGKVNAVGTAISALSSVAQQLADPETPSSSIDPRALHSAANQVNAAILSELQSYAGQGQLQSKLADFQENSAQYGWLIAGSSYWSIAWINQEVREAMYSGITYSPHQYTVSELYAWTHGLQDYEAAKERVANYIKTAYSSRRGITDITATPSVTDEGRAFDELTNWLRATLNQLVAANILPIAVEKLSSQDPIMAISNVGDYFIGTAWGLASALGVVDVAHSMGKELPLIGKAIPNLDKYISFALFAVFLPLLLYGLALAYYLPAIPFIRWISAMVGWIILIVEALVAAPLWLCAHALPDGDGAAGQHGKRGYFLLLAIIIRPPLMVAGFFAAVILMNVLGRLLGASFEMFVAGTAQTKILGITGTFSMLVILGIVVIMAANKFFSLIHYLPEHVTSWIGQQIHGLGEKEDQAGVKSIFIASTNTVSSGAQGARELRGDISRQWNSPGSGHAMPTQSPSGVSQTSRISQDNFRS